The following proteins come from a genomic window of Aquimarina sp. MAR_2010_214:
- a CDS encoding DUF5690 family protein: MEKIKFYNLKFILHACIASFGAYFCMYAFRKPFSVATFENLSVFNIDYKIILIIAQVLGYTLSKFFGIKIISELKTGKRAFYLIGLILLAEVALLFFAILPRPYNVISLFFNGLPLGMIWGIVFSYLEGRKFTEILGVALCSSFIVSSGIVKSIGLYLMNTWEISRFWMPAATGALFIVPLLFFAWLLEKLPGTTEEDKRMRSVRVPMSSKDRKHLLFSFFIPIIGIVVFYTILTAFRDFRDNFARELWDSIGYQGDISVYTTSETIIAIVVLLILGSTFYIKNNAKALYIYHLLILTGILCIGVSTLLFQLEILNPFIWMVICGFGLYICYVPFNCLFFDRFIAAFKVRGNAGFLIYIADSFGYLGSISALLYKNFGQANLTWLDFFIYGAYAVTVLGIFCILGSLLYFKNAYQTRLETIQTELHYEKI; the protein is encoded by the coding sequence TTGGAAAAAATCAAATTTTATAATCTGAAATTTATTTTACATGCCTGTATCGCTTCTTTTGGAGCATATTTTTGTATGTACGCCTTTAGAAAACCATTTAGTGTTGCGACTTTTGAGAATCTTTCTGTATTTAATATCGATTATAAGATTATACTGATCATTGCTCAAGTGTTGGGATATACCTTATCAAAGTTTTTTGGGATTAAAATAATTTCAGAATTAAAAACAGGGAAACGCGCATTTTATTTAATAGGACTAATTCTTTTGGCAGAAGTCGCATTACTATTTTTTGCAATACTTCCGAGACCCTACAATGTAATTTCTTTATTTTTTAATGGGTTACCGCTGGGAATGATATGGGGTATCGTGTTTTCTTATCTAGAAGGACGAAAATTTACTGAGATACTTGGAGTTGCACTATGTTCTAGTTTTATTGTGTCTAGTGGAATTGTAAAGTCTATTGGCTTATACCTTATGAATACCTGGGAGATCTCCCGGTTTTGGATGCCTGCAGCGACCGGAGCATTATTTATAGTCCCATTGTTATTTTTTGCATGGTTGTTAGAAAAACTACCTGGTACTACTGAAGAGGATAAGAGAATGCGTTCTGTACGTGTGCCAATGTCATCCAAAGATCGTAAACATCTATTGTTTTCTTTTTTCATACCAATTATAGGAATCGTAGTGTTTTATACGATCCTAACTGCATTTAGGGATTTTAGGGATAATTTTGCCCGAGAACTCTGGGATAGTATCGGTTATCAGGGAGACATATCGGTATATACCACCTCAGAAACTATCATTGCTATAGTAGTTTTATTAATCTTAGGAAGCACATTTTACATCAAAAACAATGCAAAAGCATTGTATATCTATCATCTTTTGATTTTAACAGGTATCCTGTGCATTGGAGTTTCTACACTTCTATTTCAGTTAGAGATATTGAACCCTTTTATCTGGATGGTGATTTGTGGTTTTGGACTTTACATTTGTTACGTTCCCTTTAATTGCTTGTTTTTTGATCGATTTATAGCAGCATTCAAAGTAAGAGGAAATGCAGGGTTTTTAATCTATATCGCAGATTCTTTTGGGTATTTAGGCAGTATATCTGCTTTATTATATAAAAATTTTGGACAAGCAAATTTAACATGGTTAGACTTTTTTATTTACGGAGCATACGCCGTAACAGTACTAGGGATATTCTGTATACTGGGATCGTTGCTTTATTTTAAAAATGCATATCAAACTCGATTAGAAACTATACAAACAGAATTACATTATGAAAAAATATGA